One genomic segment of Fusobacterium mortiferum ATCC 9817 includes these proteins:
- a CDS encoding cell division protein FtsX, with protein sequence MNNFNLMKMEKNTIRTKIQIKKTTFILTVLSFIILNFFLAFFINVDTIKSRVEAGYFFTADFHKNVSSEDKEKLEIEILKLEGVKQVRYVSKEEAFQKVQYQLDVAIPKGENPLSDSLIIFFDKPTDIEKIQVKLENNENIKEVFVDGEYINYKERQLKFYQMVSVGIVLGCILPLLALIYYIFYSAVSIDYINNVGLIKDDKTNRIRAKSVNLLPFTAGSIIGTLIFFNIYIYFRNHLLLISNRYLVLSLKEIIFIQFGIILIINLLIWLKPIKIGVFKWVEDGK encoded by the coding sequence ATGAATAATTTTAATTTAATGAAGATGGAAAAAAATACTATTAGAACAAAGATACAGATAAAAAAGACTACTTTTATACTAACTGTTTTATCCTTTATCATTTTAAATTTTTTCTTAGCTTTTTTTATTAATGTAGATACAATAAAGAGTAGAGTAGAAGCTGGATATTTTTTTACAGCAGATTTTCATAAGAATGTGTCTAGTGAAGATAAAGAAAAACTAGAGATAGAGATATTGAAGTTAGAGGGAGTAAAGCAAGTAAGATACGTATCCAAAGAGGAAGCCTTTCAAAAAGTACAGTATCAATTAGATGTGGCTATACCTAAGGGGGAAAATCCACTTTCAGATAGTTTGATAATATTTTTTGATAAGCCAACAGATATAGAAAAAATACAAGTTAAGTTAGAAAATAATGAGAATATTAAAGAGGTATTTGTAGATGGAGAATACATCAACTATAAGGAGAGACAACTTAAATTTTATCAGATGGTATCAGTAGGAATAGTTTTAGGATGTATTTTGCCATTGTTAGCTCTAATCTATTATATATTTTATAGTGCAGTATCAATAGACTATATAAATAATGTAGGGCTTATAAAGGATGATAAAACCAATAGAATAAGAGCGAAGAGTGTAAATCTACTTCCTTTTACAGCAGGCTCAATAATTGGAACTTTGATATTCTTTAATATATATATTTATTTTAGAAACCATTTACTTTTAATAAGTAATAGGTATTTAGTATTAAGTTTAAAAGAGATAATATTTATACAATTTGGGATAATCTTAATAATAAATCTTTTAATTTGGTTAAAACCTATAAAGATAGGGGTGTTCAAGTGGGTAGAAGATGGAAAATAA
- a CDS encoding PTS sugar transporter subunit IIB: protein MKKILLCCSAGMSASLLVTKMKKEAENQGIDVEINAVALELFEENVTKYDVFLLGPQVKFKKNDFQKVADQYGKKVEVINMMDYGTMNGAKVLAFALNLIK from the coding sequence ATGAAAAAAATCTTATTATGCTGTTCTGCTGGAATGTCTGCGAGTCTATTAGTTACTAAAATGAAAAAAGAAGCTGAAAATCAGGGAATAGATGTGGAGATTAATGCTGTTGCACTAGAACTTTTTGAAGAAAATGTTACCAAATATGATGTATTCTTATTAGGACCACAAGTTAAATTTAAGAAAAACGATTTCCAGAAGGTGGCTGACCAATATGGAAAAAAAGTTGAAGTTATAAATATGATGGATTATGGAACTATGAATGGTGCTAAAGTTTTAGCCTTTGCTTTAAATCTAATAAAATAA
- a CDS encoding tyrosine-type recombinase/integrase: MDFINEFLKNSKENGKINSSTLEIYRKDIEDFDGFIVGKDLLDVETQDIINYIEELRKKYSDMSIYRKLSSIKSFYKYLLKSKIIDEIPVKDIELPNRVKKVTEPLERWELKRILDICNDSYEERRDSLVIKLLYETGFKIGDILNLEKESLKKYEYKIINIRSASKILNQKISEELAKELRYFVEELLPKMYTNRNKIFQELTREGFRVRFIAYGKRAELTREISPNMIKKIIVEEKTRDEEGYSFIDKIREQYMKIGIGDD, encoded by the coding sequence ATGGATTTTATAAATGAATTTTTGAAAAATTCTAAGGAGAATGGAAAGATAAATTCATCTACTTTGGAGATATATAGAAAAGATATAGAGGACTTTGATGGATTTATAGTTGGTAAAGATTTATTAGATGTAGAAACTCAAGATATAATCAACTATATTGAGGAGCTAAGAAAAAAATATAGTGATATGTCTATATATAGAAAGCTCAGCTCTATAAAAAGCTTCTACAAATATCTTTTAAAATCTAAGATAATAGATGAAATTCCAGTAAAGGATATAGAGCTACCTAACAGAGTAAAAAAAGTTACAGAGCCGTTGGAGAGATGGGAATTGAAAAGAATACTAGATATCTGCAATGATAGCTATGAGGAGAGAAGAGATTCTCTTGTAATAAAACTTCTCTATGAAACGGGGTTTAAAATAGGAGATATTTTAAATTTAGAAAAAGAGAGTTTAAAAAAATATGAGTATAAAATAATAAATATTCGTTCTGCTTCTAAAATTTTAAATCAGAAAATAAGTGAAGAGTTAGCTAAGGAGTTGAGATATTTCGTAGAAGAATTATTACCAAAAATGTATACGAACAGAAATAAAATATTTCAAGAGCTTACTAGAGAGGGATTTCGTGTGAGATTTATAGCTTATGGAAAGAGGGCTGAGCTCACTAGAGAGATATCTCCTAATATGATAAAAAAGATAATAGTAGAGGAGAAAACTCGTGATGAAGAGGGATACTCATTTATTGATAAGATAAGAGAGCAGTATATGAAGATAGGAATAGGAGATGATTAG
- a CDS encoding murein hydrolase activator EnvC family protein, with amino-acid sequence MADAVTDMEQRIKNIEKQIAEKNSRIKNIDAQTQKIEKQILETERDILEIAKDREKILNDIKTVTKNIDYGSQNLNITSKEMDRKKLEFKAKIIAWNRYSKEREEEIISDAILRKNFKNLLYGDLQKMEYIKNVESDIQKVKANIENEKKKLSNLRNKLAQNIKEMDNKKAQQNRLIAQLNREKSGHVQSISALQKEKERIEKKIKEIIVARTQTDKKIVNQSQAYSKLGKVIKPVEGAIVVRFNQKKQQEVTSNGIEIQARMGSKVKSSAKGKVIYADVFQGLGKVVMVDYGYNMIGVYGNLIATKVKLNQQIQQGAEIGILGLSVEGKPNLYYELRFNLKPIDPVPMFK; translated from the coding sequence ATGGCTGATGCTGTAACTGATATGGAGCAGAGAATAAAAAATATAGAGAAACAAATAGCAGAAAAAAACTCAAGAATAAAAAATATAGATGCTCAAACTCAAAAGATAGAAAAACAGATTTTAGAAACAGAGAGAGATATCTTAGAGATAGCCAAAGATAGAGAAAAAATCTTAAATGATATAAAGACTGTTACTAAAAATATTGATTATGGAAGTCAAAATCTAAATATCACTTCTAAAGAGATGGATAGAAAAAAATTGGAATTTAAAGCTAAAATAATTGCTTGGAATAGATACTCTAAAGAGAGGGAAGAGGAGATAATTTCAGATGCTATTTTAAGAAAAAATTTCAAAAATCTTTTGTATGGAGATTTACAAAAGATGGAGTATATAAAAAATGTAGAGAGTGATATCCAAAAAGTAAAAGCTAATATTGAAAATGAGAAGAAAAAACTTTCTAATCTTAGAAATAAATTAGCTCAGAATATAAAGGAGATGGATAATAAAAAGGCTCAACAAAATAGATTGATAGCCCAACTAAATAGAGAAAAAAGTGGACACGTTCAAAGTATAAGTGCACTTCAAAAAGAGAAAGAGAGAATAGAGAAAAAAATTAAAGAGATAATAGTAGCTAGAACTCAAACTGATAAGAAGATAGTAAATCAATCTCAAGCTTACTCAAAACTTGGAAAAGTAATAAAACCAGTAGAGGGAGCTATTGTTGTAAGATTCAACCAGAAAAAACAGCAAGAGGTTACAAGTAATGGTATAGAGATACAAGCAAGAATGGGTTCAAAGGTAAAATCCTCAGCTAAAGGAAAAGTAATATATGCTGATGTATTCCAAGGATTAGGAAAAGTGGTAATGGTAGACTATGGATATAATATGATAGGAGTATATGGAAACCTAATAGCTACCAAAGTAAAACTAAATCAACAGATACAACAAGGAGCAGAGATTGGAATTTTAGGATTATCAGTAGAGGGGAAACCAAATCTCTATTACGAATTGAGATTTAATCTAAAACCTATTGACCCTGTTCCAATGTTTAAGTAA
- the recN gene encoding DNA repair protein RecN: protein MLRELKIENLAIIDELDLEFEDGFIVLTGETGAGKSIILSGINLLIGEKATTDMIRTGEKNLSAQGVFEINSEQREELLHRFEIDAEDNEVIVRRTLDINGKGKVFVNGVRVSLTNLKEIMGTLVDIVGQHSHQMLLNKNNHIKLLDKFLGDEGKELIKNSNRLYNRFREIDNKIESIEKNRREAIEKKEFYEFQLAEIEKINPKKNEDNLLEDEYKKLFNAGKIKEKIENSALYLRDGEVNALHFIYNSRKNIETLCKYGEEFNELLDKLEKVYYELEDCVDIMDTLNDDIDIDDRRLQEVIERLDVINKMKIKYGATIEEILEFKESIAQKINLLEEDSFEVQKLQKERVEIEEEYWKNAHQLRRLRKEKAIKIERDLKEELKFLKMGDAQIHVVVDENKVMGANGADSVEILISTNIGQDMKPLWKIASGGEVSRIMLALKVIFSRVDNVPILIFDEIDTGVGGETVRKIADKLREIGEHAQVVSITHSPAIAAKAHQQFYIKKQTVDNKTSTTVTRLDEKGRVEEIARMLAGENISEAVLQHAEELLKEGR, encoded by the coding sequence ATGTTAAGAGAACTTAAAATAGAAAATCTAGCTATAATAGATGAACTTGATTTGGAATTTGAAGATGGATTCATAGTTCTTACTGGAGAGACAGGAGCTGGAAAATCAATTATACTAAGTGGAATAAATCTACTTATAGGAGAGAAAGCTACTACTGATATGATAAGAACAGGGGAGAAAAATCTTTCTGCTCAAGGTGTATTTGAAATAAACAGTGAGCAGAGAGAGGAGCTATTACATAGATTTGAGATAGATGCTGAAGATAATGAAGTAATAGTGAGAAGAACCTTAGATATAAATGGTAAGGGAAAGGTTTTTGTAAATGGAGTGAGAGTCTCTCTTACAAATTTAAAAGAGATAATGGGAACTCTTGTTGACATAGTAGGGCAACACTCTCATCAGATGTTACTTAACAAAAATAACCATATAAAACTTTTAGATAAGTTTTTAGGTGATGAGGGAAAAGAGTTAATAAAAAATAGTAATAGACTTTACAATAGATTTAGAGAGATAGATAATAAGATAGAGAGTATAGAGAAAAATAGAAGAGAGGCTATTGAGAAGAAAGAGTTTTATGAATTTCAATTAGCTGAGATAGAGAAGATAAATCCTAAGAAAAATGAGGATAATCTTTTAGAAGATGAGTATAAAAAACTATTTAATGCTGGTAAAATTAAAGAGAAAATAGAAAACTCAGCTCTTTATCTGAGAGATGGAGAGGTAAATGCTCTTCATTTTATCTATAACTCAAGAAAAAATATCGAAACTCTTTGTAAATATGGAGAGGAATTTAATGAGCTTTTAGATAAGCTTGAAAAAGTCTATTATGAGTTAGAGGACTGTGTAGATATAATGGATACTCTCAACGATGATATTGATATAGATGATAGAAGATTGCAAGAGGTAATAGAAAGACTAGATGTAATCAACAAGATGAAGATAAAATATGGTGCAACAATAGAGGAGATACTAGAGTTTAAAGAGAGTATAGCTCAAAAGATAAATCTCTTAGAAGAGGATAGTTTTGAGGTACAAAAACTTCAAAAAGAGAGAGTGGAGATAGAGGAAGAGTATTGGAAAAATGCTCATCAACTTAGAAGGCTTAGAAAAGAGAAAGCTATAAAGATAGAGAGAGATTTAAAAGAAGAGTTAAAATTTTTAAAAATGGGAGATGCTCAAATCCACGTAGTAGTAGATGAAAATAAGGTTATGGGAGCTAATGGAGCTGATAGTGTGGAGATACTTATATCTACTAATATTGGACAAGATATGAAACCTCTTTGGAAGATTGCTTCAGGTGGAGAGGTAAGTAGAATAATGTTAGCTCTAAAAGTTATATTCTCTCGTGTGGATAATGTTCCTATACTTATTTTTGATGAGATAGATACAGGAGTGGGAGGAGAGACAGTTAGAAAGATAGCTGACAAACTTCGTGAGATAGGAGAACACGCTCAAGTGGTATCTATAACTCACTCTCCAGCTATTGCAGCCAAAGCTCATCAACAGTTCTATATTAAGAAGCAGACTGTAGATAACAAAACTTCTACAACTGTTACTAGACTAGATGAAAAAGGAAGAGTAGAAGAAATAGCAAGAATGTTAGCAGGAGAAAATATTAGTGAGGCAGTGTTACAACACGCTGAGGAGCTATTGAAAGAGGGTAGATAG
- a CDS encoding PTS lactose/cellobiose transporter subunit IIA — MEEKELLSEEMLEKIMMGVAIAGTAKSLGKEALNQANQGDFQKARELFAEAKKSFVEVHGSHFDLIQKESSGEKVEICLLLIHMEDHIMTTGLFLDSLEDQINLIERVYKLEAKLK, encoded by the coding sequence ATGGAAGAAAAAGAATTATTATCTGAAGAGATGCTAGAAAAAATTATGATGGGAGTTGCTATAGCAGGAACAGCTAAATCTCTTGGAAAAGAGGCTCTTAATCAAGCAAATCAAGGAGATTTTCAAAAGGCAAGAGAGTTATTTGCTGAAGCTAAAAAAAGTTTTGTTGAAGTTCATGGTTCGCATTTTGATCTTATTCAAAAAGAATCATCAGGAGAAAAAGTGGAAATTTGCTTACTTCTTATTCATATGGAGGATCATATCATGACAACTGGTCTGTTTCTAGATTCTCTTGAGGATCAAATTAATCTTATTGAAAGAGTATATAAATTAGAAGCCAAATTAAAATAA
- a CDS encoding ABC transporter ATP-binding protein produces MLRKFVTYYKPYKKLFFMDLLVATISALCDLVYPMITRNVVNRVIPNKEFRFLVVFAVVLMVIYLIKMLCAYWMQYWGHLVGVGMQADMRRDVYEHLQKLPVKYFDNNQTGSIMSRIVNDLQDISELAHHGPEDLFISFFMIVGSFIVLLRINVVLTIIVFCILPIIIWYSMYKRKKLLASFVKTREKTGDINARLQNSISGIRVSKAFVIDEDEKERFEEGNQQFVTAKSFSYKVMAEYTAGVGFFTDMLDYSVLIVGAIFTYYGKINIGDFLAYLLYIKIFTQPIKRLIAFVEQYQNGMSGFKRFMELIEVDREKDKEDAKDIGEVKGEIKFENVSFSHESKKVLDNISLTIEKGKMLALVGPSGGGKTTLCNLIPRFYTVDSGDIKIDGKSIYDVKVESLRKNIGIVQQDVFLFTGTIKENILIGKTNATDEEVIEAAKKANIHDLIMQMPDGYDTNVGERGTKLSGGQKQRIAIARIFLKNPPILILDEATSALDNITERLIQESLEDLCKGRTTIVVAHRLSTIQAADEIIVLTDNGIEERGTHQELLASKGFYYKLHSMSQL; encoded by the coding sequence ATGTTAAGAAAATTCGTAACATACTACAAACCATATAAAAAGTTATTTTTTATGGATTTGTTGGTGGCAACTATATCAGCCCTATGTGATTTAGTATATCCTATGATTACAAGAAATGTAGTAAATAGAGTTATACCTAATAAAGAGTTTAGATTTTTAGTTGTATTTGCTGTTGTACTTATGGTAATCTACCTAATAAAAATGTTATGTGCTTATTGGATGCAATACTGGGGACATTTAGTAGGTGTAGGTATGCAAGCAGATATGAGGAGAGATGTATATGAACATCTTCAAAAACTACCTGTAAAGTACTTTGATAACAATCAAACAGGAAGTATAATGTCAAGAATTGTAAATGATTTACAAGATATATCAGAGCTTGCCCATCATGGACCAGAGGATCTATTTATATCTTTCTTTATGATAGTAGGTTCATTTATAGTTTTACTTAGAATAAATGTAGTATTAACTATAATTGTATTTTGTATATTACCAATAATAATTTGGTATAGTATGTATAAAAGAAAGAAACTTTTGGCTTCATTTGTAAAAACAAGAGAAAAAACAGGTGATATCAATGCAAGATTACAAAATAGTATATCTGGTATAAGAGTATCTAAGGCTTTCGTTATAGATGAAGATGAGAAAGAAAGATTTGAAGAGGGAAATCAACAGTTTGTTACTGCAAAATCTTTTTCATATAAGGTAATGGCTGAGTATACAGCAGGAGTAGGATTTTTTACTGATATGTTAGACTACTCTGTACTTATAGTAGGAGCTATCTTTACTTATTATGGAAAGATAAATATAGGAGATTTCTTAGCTTATCTACTATATATTAAAATTTTTACTCAACCAATAAAAAGACTTATTGCTTTTGTAGAGCAATATCAAAATGGTATGAGTGGATTTAAGAGATTTATGGAACTTATAGAGGTAGATAGAGAGAAAGATAAAGAGGATGCTAAGGATATTGGAGAGGTTAAAGGAGAAATTAAATTTGAGAATGTAAGCTTTAGCCATGAAAGTAAAAAGGTATTAGATAATATATCTTTAACTATTGAAAAAGGAAAGATGTTAGCATTAGTAGGACCATCTGGTGGAGGAAAAACTACATTATGTAATCTTATTCCAAGATTTTATACTGTAGATAGTGGAGATATAAAAATAGATGGTAAGAGTATCTATGATGTAAAAGTAGAGTCTTTAAGAAAAAATATTGGTATAGTTCAACAAGATGTATTCCTATTTACAGGAACTATTAAAGAAAATATCCTAATAGGAAAAACTAATGCTACAGATGAAGAGGTAATAGAGGCAGCTAAGAAAGCTAATATCCATGATTTGATTATGCAGATGCCAGATGGATATGATACTAATGTGGGAGAGAGAGGAACAAAGCTTTCTGGAGGACAAAAACAAAGAATTGCTATTGCTAGAATATTCTTAAAAAATCCACCTATATTGATATTGGATGAGGCTACTTCTGCACTTGATAATATTACAGAAAGATTAATTCAAGAGTCACTAGAGGATTTATGTAAAGGTAGAACTACAATAGTAGTTGCTCATAGACTTTCTACTATTCAAGCAGCAGATGAGATAATAGTTCTTACTGATAATGGAATAGAAGAGAGAGGAACACATCAAGAACTTTTAGCTAGCAAAGGATTCTATTATAAGTTACATAGTATGAGTCAATTATAA
- a CDS encoding NAD(+)/NADH kinase, with translation MKKVFIIYNQDKPLAQELYQKSVEYFASKKIEIVDKAGKADFGVVIGGDGTLLRSFRNFIFKKNLYVIAINAGSLGFVTEIKKENMIDEYENFLNGKFKYEKRHILEVEIDEQIYYALNEVVLSKAGITSRVLRVDFKTNGEYMCTYKGDGVIVATPTGSTAYSMSAGGPILKSDMKAVVITPIAPHNLSTRPIVIGGDERIEMKIGDEKRVGQIIIDGQTNKRITSAEDIRIEYSKFTLNLVIPRDRNYYSVLREKLKWGDNLC, from the coding sequence ATGAAAAAAGTTTTTATAATATATAACCAAGATAAACCATTGGCTCAAGAGCTATATCAAAAGAGTGTGGAATATTTTGCAAGTAAGAAAATAGAGATAGTAGATAAGGCAGGAAAAGCAGATTTTGGAGTGGTAATAGGTGGAGATGGGACTCTACTTCGTTCTTTTAGAAACTTTATCTTCAAAAAAAATCTCTATGTAATAGCTATTAATGCTGGAAGTCTTGGTTTTGTAACAGAGATAAAAAAAGAGAATATGATAGATGAGTATGAAAATTTTCTAAATGGAAAGTTTAAATATGAAAAAAGACATATATTGGAAGTGGAGATAGATGAGCAGATATACTATGCTCTCAATGAGGTGGTACTCTCTAAAGCAGGTATTACTTCAAGAGTTTTAAGAGTGGATTTTAAAACTAATGGAGAGTATATGTGTACATATAAGGGAGATGGAGTCATAGTAGCTACACCTACTGGCTCTACTGCTTACTCTATGTCTGCTGGTGGTCCGATTCTCAAATCTGATATGAAAGCTGTGGTAATTACTCCAATAGCACCTCATAATCTCAGCACTCGTCCTATAGTAATAGGTGGAGATGAGAGAATAGAGATGAAAATAGGAGATGAGAAAAGAGTAGGGCAGATAATCATAGATGGACAGACTAATAAGAGAATTACAAGTGCTGAGGATATAAGAATTGAGTATTCAAAATTCACATTAAATCTCGTGATACCAAGAGATAGAAATTATTACAGTGTGCTGAGAGAAAAATTAAAGTGGGGAGACAATCTATGTTAA
- a CDS encoding acetamidase/formamidase family protein, giving the protein MQTLTKEKIVFEFNKNNKFNYSVQNNEIFYVETEDCYNGQIKNENTKRKDIDMSIVDCSVGPIEVIGSKAGDILEVEVIDIELAEQGVMTTAPNLGVLGDKITDFDTKIIKIKDGFAHFSPQIKIPLTPMIGVIGVFPPEEGVHCTFPGSHGGNMDTKIIKKGTKVYLPIYVDGAGLALGDLHACMGDGELSGTGIEIGGKVCLKVKIIKEFPLSLKNPVLETQDSIYTVASGKTFEETIKVASEAMTNLLMEKIGLNFPDAYRLLSATCDIQISQVVNGIVTVRVRAPKLHLGIQELN; this is encoded by the coding sequence ATGCAAACTTTAACAAAAGAAAAGATAGTTTTTGAGTTTAATAAAAATAATAAATTTAATTATTCTGTACAAAATAATGAGATTTTTTATGTTGAAACTGAAGATTGCTATAATGGACAGATAAAAAATGAAAATACAAAAAGAAAAGATATAGATATGTCAATAGTAGATTGTTCTGTTGGACCAATTGAAGTAATAGGAAGTAAAGCAGGAGATATATTAGAAGTAGAAGTGATTGATATTGAATTAGCAGAACAAGGAGTTATGACAACGGCTCCAAATTTGGGAGTGCTAGGAGATAAAATAACTGATTTTGATACTAAAATTATAAAAATAAAAGATGGCTTTGCTCATTTTTCTCCTCAGATAAAAATACCACTTACTCCAATGATAGGAGTTATAGGAGTATTTCCTCCAGAAGAGGGAGTACACTGTACTTTCCCAGGAAGCCATGGTGGAAATATGGATACAAAGATTATAAAAAAGGGAACTAAAGTATATTTACCAATTTATGTAGATGGAGCAGGTTTAGCTTTAGGGGATTTACATGCTTGTATGGGAGATGGAGAACTTAGTGGTACAGGAATTGAAATAGGTGGAAAAGTATGTTTAAAAGTTAAGATAATAAAAGAATTTCCACTATCTCTTAAAAATCCTGTGTTAGAAACACAAGATTCTATCTATACTGTGGCTAGTGGAAAAACTTTTGAAGAAACTATAAAAGTAGCAAGTGAAGCAATGACAAATCTTTTAATGGAAAAAATAGGTTTAAATTTTCCTGATGCTTATAGGTTATTAAGTGCAACTTGTGACATACAGATAAGTCAAGTTGTAAATGGGATAGTTACTGTTAGAGTAAGAGCTCCTAAATTACATTTAGGGATACAAGAGTTAAATTAA
- the era gene encoding GTPase Era: MKAGFIAVVGRPNVGKSTLINKLVSEKVAIVSDKAGTTRDNIKGILNFNDNQYIFIDTPGIHKAKHLLGEYMTNSAIRVLKDVDVILFVLDGSQEISTGDQFVMEKVKEAKRTPRILVVNKIDKLNDEQLKAKRLEIEEKLGEFDGIVEISGQYAIGLPKLLEKIDPFLEEGIKYYPDDMYTDISVYKIITEIVREKILLKTRDEIPHSVAIEILNVERREKGKDKFDINIYVERDSQKGIIIGKGGRLLKEIGEEARREIEELIGVPIFLTLWVKVKEDWRKKKPFLKEMGYVEEKN; the protein is encoded by the coding sequence ATGAAGGCTGGATTTATAGCTGTAGTAGGAAGACCAAATGTTGGAAAATCTACCCTTATAAATAAGCTGGTATCAGAGAAAGTTGCAATAGTTTCTGATAAAGCTGGAACAACTAGAGATAATATAAAAGGAATTTTAAATTTTAATGATAATCAATATATCTTTATTGATACACCAGGAATACACAAAGCAAAACATCTACTTGGAGAGTATATGACTAACTCTGCTATAAGAGTTTTAAAAGATGTAGATGTAATACTATTTGTATTAGATGGTTCTCAAGAGATAAGTACTGGAGACCAATTTGTAATGGAGAAAGTAAAAGAGGCAAAGAGAACTCCAAGAATACTTGTAGTAAATAAGATAGATAAATTAAATGATGAGCAATTAAAAGCTAAAAGATTAGAGATAGAGGAAAAATTAGGAGAGTTTGATGGAATAGTTGAAATCTCTGGGCAATATGCTATTGGACTTCCTAAACTTTTAGAAAAGATTGACCCATTTTTAGAAGAGGGAATAAAATATTATCCAGATGATATGTATACAGATATCTCTGTATATAAGATAATAACTGAGATAGTAAGAGAAAAAATTCTACTTAAAACAAGAGATGAGATACCTCACTCTGTAGCTATTGAGATACTTAATGTGGAGAGAAGAGAAAAGGGAAAAGATAAATTTGATATCAATATCTATGTGGAAAGAGATTCTCAAAAAGGTATCATAATAGGAAAAGGTGGAAGATTGCTTAAGGAGATAGGAGAAGAGGCTAGACGTGAGATAGAAGAGTTAATAGGAGTACCTATTTTCTTAACTCTTTGGGTAAAAGTAAAAGAAGATTGGAGAAAGAAAAAACCATTCTTAAAAGAGATGGGATATGTGGAAGAGAAAAATTAG